The Triticum urartu cultivar G1812 chromosome 5, Tu2.1, whole genome shotgun sequence genome contains the following window.
TGATTAACGTGATATTCCGGATCCTGGCCAAAGGGTACGCCAATAGGGTGACCCTGCTTGCTAACTCGATCACTCACCCGAACCAATCGGCCTTCATCCAAGGCCGGTTTATTTTAGATGGTGTGTTTGTCTTCCATGAAGTCCTTCATGAAGTTCGGGTGAAACAACATCGCGCTGTCTTCCTAAAGCTGGACTTTCATAAAGCTTATGATACTGTGCACTGGCCTTTCCTTCGGGAAGTGCTGCTGCGTAAGGGCTTTGACGACCACTGGGTGACTCGCGTGATGCAATTAGTCTCCTGTGGGCGGACCGCGGTGAACATCAACGGCGAGATTGGGCCATACTTCCCCACTCTCTATGGGGTGCGTCAGGGGGACCCGTTCTCGCCGTTCCTGTTCAACATGGTGGTCGATGCTCTGGCCGCCATCCTGGACAAAGCCAAGGGTGCCGGTCATATTCACGGCATTGTCCCCCGCCTAGtcggagggggaggggtctcccTCCTTCAATACGCGGATGACACCATAATAATGGTTGAAGGTTCTACTCAGGACGTGGCTAACCTGAAGTTCCTCCTCCTGTGCTTCCAGCAGATGTCGGGCCTAATGATCAACTTCGATAAGAGCGAAGTGATGGTTCTTGGTTACCCTCCGGTGGAAGCTCAGGCTATCGCTGACCGACTTAACTGTCGGCTGGGTTCTTTCCCCACGACCTACCTGGGGATCCCCATTAGTGATTCGCACCTCACCGTGACGGACCTCCGTCCCACAGTTACCCGTATGCAACATCGCGTCGAGCCTTGGAATGGGCGCTGGCTATCGAAGGCTGCGCGTGTGATTCTCATCAACTCCTCTCTCGCCAGCCTTCTTTGCTACCTCATGACCTTTTATAGCCTCCATGAAACGCTGCACATGGAAATTGCCAAGTACCAATCCAGGTTCTACTGGGCTGGCGAGGATGACAGACAGAAGTACCATATGGTCAGTTGGCCGGACATATGTAAACCCAAGGACCAGGGGGGTCTGGGGATTTTTTCCTCCCGACGCATGAACATCGCCCTCCTGACCCGGTGGCTATGGCGTATTGCTAATGGTGACGGAGGGCTTTGGTTCACCATCATCCGAAACAAGTACCTCCGTGGACAGCCTCTGGCTTTCTGTCAGCGTTTGGGCGGATCCTAGTTTTGGCAGGTCGTCATTCAGATGCTCCCTGTGCTTCGCATTGGCACGTCCATCTCGGTTGGGTCTGGGTCCACGACCCTGTGTCTGGTTTGATCGGTGGATCGGCGACACCCCTCTGGCCGCCCGCtttcccgagctcttcgccatTGCTGTTGACCCGCGGGTCTCTGTTGAGACGgcccttattgacttagggcGCCTCGCGTTTCGCCGCCCTTTTGGCCCGCCCGAAGTGGCCGCCTGGGATGCCCTCCTCGAGGACATCGCCCTTCTCCCGATGAACGTCACCGACACCCCGGACGCCATCTCTTGGCGCCTAGAATCTTCCGGACGCTTCTCTACTAAGTCCCTACACGCGGCCATCGCGCCTTCGCCCGCCCCCGAGCCCTTCAGTTTGATCTGGGATATCCGCGTGCCACTGAAGATTAGGATCTTCCTTTGGCAATGGATCCGTGGACGCCTCCCCTCCGGAGTCGAAGTCCTCAAGCGTAACGGACCTGGAGATGGGCTTTGCCCCCTGTGCGGCACGGTGGAGGATGCTAACCACATCTTCTTCGCGTGCTCCACGACCCAGTTTCTTTGGTCCAGTTTCCGCGAGACGGTTGGTGGACAGTAGTGCAATTCCAATTTCCCCGACCTTCTCGCAGAGATCCATGCCTCCCCCCCTCGCTACCGACATATCCGTTGGCTCTGTGTAGGGGTCCTCGCCTGGACGCTGTGGACTGTCTGCAATAAGCTTGTCATCCAAAAGGTTACTCTCAGACGTGCTACTGACGCCATTTTTAAAATGTGTGGGTACCTGCAGATTTGGCGGCCGCTTAGCCGCCCTCAGGATCGGGACGTCATCAACACCCTCCTCGCCGACCTTCAATCGCTCGCCTTCCGCCTGGCgccaccgcccccccccccccccccccccccccccccccccccccccccccccccccccccccccccgcggagCCCGACTAGTTGCAGTCGTTTATTTCTGTTCTGGGGCTTGTTGAGCTGTGCCCTCAGCATTAACCCTTATGGATCCTGTGTGCTGTATGaactttgtgtgtgtgtgtgtttgaaccTCTGTGGATTGTTGGCTTGGGCATGTGCTTTATTataatataaagcggggcgaaagcctttttcggttaGGTAAACGAGGGAGATAAATATATCGCAGGCAGGACAGGACAGGACGCAAACATATAGTAGATCGAGATGTCCCGTGTTAGACATAAACACACACTTACACAGAGCGTGCGTGCATGTGTCCTGGTATGTTCAGTACTCCATACCGAGTCGGTTAATATTAGAATATCAGAGTCGGTCACCGAGTATTCCTCCAGAACGTACATCAGGCCTTTACATACGCCAGGGATTGTAGGAAATCCCGTGAGTTGAGTTCAAATATCAATCAATAAATCAAAAGAAACAGGACCGATTCCAATCGGTTCGACTGTTTCACGTGCGTACGCTTGTGTTCCGTTCCGGCCGGCGGCAAGAATCAATCGAGTCACGCTGCTTGTGTACTACTCCTACGTACGTGCCTTGTGGTCTCTACATACATAAGCTAGCTATATATATACTCGGCCGATTAGAGGAAAGGAACTTCCTTGTGTCCGTCGTCCAGACACCACTCGGCGCTGGGGCTATGATGAGTTGGACTGATGAACCGGAGTTCCCAAGTGCACCTCTCGCCACAGATAGGCGCAGCAAAATCTTTCCTCCCGCCAGCCCTCCATCTTACTCCGAGTCCAAGACCAAGCCCGCCTCCATAATAGCAGAGCCCTACGAGATCCCTGCCGCCATGATCGCTGAATCCGAGAAAAGGTCGTACGTGCTCAAGATAGACGGATACTCGATGGCCAACGCGCTGCTCAAGAACGGGGAGTGCATGACTTCCGCCCCATTCAGCGTTGGAGGCCACAACTGGGTCGTGAGATATTACCCCAACGGCTATCCTAGGCACTGTGACAATTATATCTCTCTCTATGTACAGCTTGAAGCTGCCGATGCCGAGGACGTGAAGGCGAAGGCCAAATTGAAGCTCAGCGTACTCGACAAGAATGCAAATCCGGTGCCTTCGTACAGCCGTACCATCCCTCTACACACCTTCTCAAGGAGGGCTCCAGACCGTGGCTACCATGACTTCATCCACAAGGCTGGCATTGAGGTATCGCCGCACCTTAGAGACGATTGTCTCACCATCAGGTGCGATGTCACCGTCGTCAAGGACATCGACCAAGAAGCAAGGATTCCTCCAAGCGACCTCCACCGGCATCTCGGCGATCTCCTACAGAGCAAGGATGGAGCGGACCTGACTTTTCAAGTCGGCGGACGGACATTCCCGGCTCACAGGTGTGTCCTCGCAGCTCGGTCATCCGTGTTCAAGGCGGGGCTCCTCGGCGCCATGGCGGAGAGTTCCTCTAGTACTATTGAAATCCGTGACATGGAACCTGATGTGTTTGAGTACTTGCTCCATTTCATATACACCGACTCGGTTCCTCTACTTGATGTGGTGATGGCCGGGCATCTACTCGAAGCGGCTGACAGGTACGACATCGGTAGGCTGAAGGTGATATGCGAGGAGAAATTATGCAGTCATATTGATTCCAACATGGTGGCGACCAGCTTGGCTTTGGCCAAGCAGCATGGTTTCCGTCGTCTCAAACAAGCTTGTTTGCAGTTCCTTGCTTCTCCCTCCAATTTGAATGCTACGATAGCAAGTGATGGCTTTAAGCATCTGCTATCCAGCTGCGGCTGGTCTGCTTTTGAGGAGCTGAGAGATAGAACTAGCCGGCTGAATTCAGAAAAGGATATTATCATGACATTCCGGAAGTAATGCTTCCGTAGTAGTATTATTAATGTCATCCAATTTTTTATAGTAAAAAATGATTATGCTCTCCACGTATTTTCTTTTCAAAAAGAGAATAATCCCCGGTCTCTGCATCGATCGATGCATACAATCATTTTTAGCAAATTATTCAATAAAGCCTTATAAAATAAATACACGAATCAACTAAAAACCACCTTCCTGACAAAAGTTATTGTGATACCTGCAAGCTTTGACGATGTGACTTGACCTTTGCATCAAACACACATCATGTAGTCCGATGGCCTCGCCAAGCCGCCCGCCGGTGAGCCGGGAGCACTCACCGGTCTAGCAAACCCTCAATGCGCATTCCATACGCATGCTCTGTAATCCGCTGCCACCATCTTTCGTCGTCTCATCTTCAGGAGTGGTTAGTACATTGACCTTATCAGTCCCTTCTGCCGTTGACGCCACCATGATGTCAGACAGTGCCACCCTCCCGCGCGTGCCCCTCAACACGCGTCCGTCGCCCAGACTCCGTTGTACCATGCAGCTGATACCCGCCGTCATCAATGCGATACATGCAACACCGCTTCTTCTCTTGTCCCCTCGAGGTAGCACCGCTCCAAACAGTGCCCCCAAGAGGGAGACGGCCTCGAAGGCACTGTCATAGTCCGACCCGAGAGACACAAAACTAGGTTTTCCTTGGAGCAGTTGAAACGCGGTGACGACGATTGCAATCGACGATGCCTTCGGCAAGGAGACGACGCCCACGGCCCCGTCGTCGTCCTCCACGACCGAGCTCGACATGGGTTTCACCTGAAGTTGTGCCACACTGAACTAGTAGCTGCCCGGAACCGCGCTGTGACTGCGCGCATAGTAGCCGGAACGCCGATAGGGATCTAGCATCCCTCTTCGGCCCTTTATCTGTTGTCGTCTGGCCATGGGCCCCCATTAACGACGGATCTGGGTAGGGGCCAGACCCACGGCACACGGCCGCCCACCATAGCCAGGGAAGCGTGCAAGCTCATGCGGGCATGGAGGCGAGCGCCACCGCTGCATGGCCAGGAACGTTGTCCTGGTCGCTGCGCGCACTCACCCTGCTGGTCTCGCCCCAGCCAATCACGAGGGTGGCTGCCGCATCCGCCGCCCTCGGCAGGGACCGCGTCCAGGACTACGACGCCCGGAGAATGATGAACACCTGAACCGGAGCACCATTGCCTCGAGCACGCACGACCGGACCATGCATGTGGGCCTCCCAGCGCATCCGACACCATGCGGCCGCTCGCCGGAGAGTGTGGAAGCCCTGCTGCCGTCACCCCGTAGATCCTCCCGAGGCATCCCGTGGGCCGCTGCCGATGGGATCCAAGCTGGGAAGGAGAGGTCCACTCAAAGAACGCCCTGTCGTCTTCGTCCCGGACCCATGCAGGCTTTGCCGGCAGGGCCTCAGGCGACGGCGAGACAAGGAAGAGGTTGGTGGGAGACATGTGGCAGTGAGACTGGATCACCCCCGCGGTGACCCAAGCGGGGCAACCCAGGGGTTATCTAAAGGGAAACGTTTacctccggacgaccggccgaGCGCTCGGCCGGTCGCTCCTCGCTCGCTCGCTCTGTCACGTAGGAATAGACTAGCACATGCTTCGGGTGGGCCTACAGCTTATCTCTTCCCCGCCgcactttttttctttttttttctggGCTTATTCTTCGTCTCGTCTTGTCACTTTTTCCTCTCGCCTTACCTCCTGCATCTCAAACAGCTCTCCCACAGATGCTACAACCGAACAGATATTTTGCTGGAATCGATGGtaaattttgctgaaaacagtgtTGACTTTTTGCTGCATGGGTGATACAACTAGTTCTGTGTAACCCACAAAACTGCAACCGACACCCGAGAAAGCTACAACCAACcatgaaaaagtttcaaccaGAGATAATCTGGGGCCGGCTAGTGCTGCAACTGTTGACAGAAAAAGCTTCAACCGTAGATGAGAAAAGCATCAACCAGGCACCGTGAAAAGGAAAAAGCTACAACCGTTGACTAAAAAAGCTTCAACCGTAGATGCAAAAGTTTCAACTAGGACATTGTGCAACAAAAAAAGCTGCAACCACTAACAAAAAAACTTCAACTGTAGATGCAAATAGCTTCAACCGGGCGATGGAAAAAAGCTTCATGGAGGCTCGGGTTTTCACGAAAGCCACAACAGCCCAATGAACTGCTACATGAGTGCTTTTTTAGTTGTAACTATAAACTAAAAAATATGCTAGAAACATATAACTATTTTGCTTCCATAGTTTTTCCGTTTTTGTTGTGAGCTTTTTTGCACAATGCAACATATGTTTTTTTCATTGTAAAGGTAACGAAATTTATGCTACAAACAttcaactatttttttgttttgattTTTGATTTTTGTTGTGAAGTTTTACTGCAATGCTACATACACAATACATTTTAATAACAAGTGCAGATTTTCTGTGTACATTTTTGATTGAAACTATTAAGTATAGATAGCAGAGCGAAGTCACATCATCATTTTGATGGGCTCCACCCACCTGACAACATGCAACCTCCACCGCATGGCCCTGGCCCTGATGCATATGAAAAAGCGACTTCCAAATAGTGCAAGTGGACCAGCGTGCGTACACagaaaaaaaaaaagaaacaacATGCGCCGCTTTTATTCCACCAGTTTAATCGAACGGATTAAAATAATCGGATCAGCGGCTGGGGCGCGACCGGCCGAACTGTTGGGACGGCGCACCGACGCCTAGTGCTCGCCTTATCTAAAAGGATATATTTTCTTACTGGTATGATTGCGTGTATGTTTAAGAAGAAAAATGGTATTCAcatgtaaactaatataagacaTTTTAAAGATATAAAAATCTTATATCAGTTTATAGTGGGAGTACTTATCAATCATCCAAGGCATGTTCTAAAAAACAAGGAAAAGCACAATAGTTGGAATTACGTGGATAAGTTGAGGCTTTTACTCGATGAGGACTATGACTCAGAATTACCAGGTAAAACTAATTTCTTGATACTACAATAAATAGAGCAGTTCTCAAATGCAAAAATGCAAAAGTCACAACTGAGATGTACCGGGTAAAATTGCTCAGGAGAAATTCATAAATGAGAATACCATAGATATCCATAAATCCACGATGACTAATTTTCTAAAATAAACTTGATAATTAATCACTTAGTCCTCTCAACTGTTTTGTCATAAATCACCAAAACACATCTTCTAAATCACTTTCCTCCTATTGACCCTCAATGAGAAGCTTATCTAGGTTGAGTTCTTTCAGTAGGGGATGTTGATGCACTGGAGTCCCCTTCGTGCTTGATCACCTTCTCTCAACCTTCAATAAAAAGCTTAGCTACGATAGGTTGAGGCGTTTTAGCAGAGGATGTCGATTCCCCATTAACGATGCAGTCTTGCCTGGTCTCGCTGATAACAATATGAACCAACATCATAGTCCTCATTGACATGTGTTTACCTAACATCATGGCAAAACAATCCTCATCAGCTACATTCAGGAATTTCTTTTGAATGTTGTCATAGTACCAGGGTTACTTCTCAAATTGCTTGAGCATATTCGTCCAAGTTATTATGCTAAAGTTTATGGTCAATTCATAATCAAATACGCTGCTAACTACGATGCTACCATCACGCAGGCGATCAGTGCGACGCCCATGCCAAATCTTCAACATAATTGGAACATTGTTGGTCGTGTCATCAGTGAGGTGGAGGCATTATATGAGTGCATAGAATGTGATTGGAAGTGGAGGGAAGAAAGAAGGGCTATATGCACCAACAATTAGGTATGTGCCACCATCGAGCGTCCTGGCAAATTATCAGGCATGTACCGAGAGACATGATTCTGGACCATGGTTCAGCCGAACCTATGGTCTATGTCGTACGATTTAACATCCTACTATATGTGGATTTGTGACATGCATGCCAACTGCATTTTTTAATCAACCATGCATGGATCCTCATGAATAGACATGCATGTTTAATCATCCATGCATGAATCCTCATGAATAGTGTCTAGAAATCAATGGTGCGGAGTGTAGGTTCGGCTAAACCATGGTTCCATAAAACATTTTCGGGCATGTACCACTATCAAGTGCTGCTGGTGGACCTCAAGTTTAACTAGAGCTTTTGAAATAAAGAAAACAAACTCGGTTTTAGAGGGAAAACAAGTCTCTATACAAAAGAAGTTGAAATAAAGAAACAAAACTAAAGATTATGAGAGATTCTTTCAACTAGAGCATGATGATCCGACTCAAAGAAAAAAAACTAGAGCATGATGACAGATCCCATCATCTCACATGATCAGTGGCGTCCGTAGCCTCGGCCCAAAAAGGTTGATACCACGCAATTACACAATTGACCAGTCCTGCTCCAACTCCAAAGGCGATCTTAGTTTGAAGTATCAACATTTTGTTAAGATGTTAAACGCGACCATGACAGAAAAGATGTTGTATTGCTGCCGTTGGTGTTCTAATGTTCCTCTTGCCCGTTTCTAATAAATTGCACCATTACCTGATCAGGGCGAATGCAGTATCAGCTGTCCTGCCTCCTGCCTGAGCCCATCTCGGCCGTCCGTTTTTCTAACAGCGTCTGGTAAAAACCATCCGGCAGAAAACCTAACTCGCTGTCCGCTCTACTGCTTCCGCCGCCACCCTTCCCCCCGCGCGTCTCTGCCACCACCTCCAATCCCTagcgccggcggcggcggccgtgCTTCCAGCGACATCACTGGACAGCGGCGAGAATGAATAGATACAGATAGAGGGAACAAAACTAGTCCTCCCTCTGGCGAAACTTGCATCCTACTCCAAAGTCCAAACCCACCTCCAGAATGGCAGAGGAATGCAAGATTTCTGCTGCCATGGTATCTGAGGAAAGGTCTTATGCGCGGTCATATGTGCTCAAGGTAGATGGATACTCAAGAGCCAAGGCGCTACTCAAGAACGGCGAGGACGTGGCCTCTACCCCTTTCAGTGTTGGCGGCCACGACTGGGCCGTGCGCTACTACCCAAACGGCAACGATGATGATTCTACCGATTTCATCTCTCTTTATCTCGAGCCTAAATCTGccgatgctgaagatgtgaaggCGAAATTCACGTTCAGTGTACTTGACGAGGATGGAGAACCGGTGCCCTCATACAGCTGTACGCACCCTATACATACCTTCTCAAGCAAAGGTGATAACTGGGGTTACCCTAACTTCGTCAAGAAGGCTGATCTGGAGGCATCGGTGCATATAAGAGACGACTGTCTCACCATCAGGTGCGATGTCACCGTCATCCACGGCGAAGAAACAACTGTTCCTCTAACCGACCTGCACCAGCATCTTGGTGACCTCCTAAACAACAAGGATGCAGCAGACCTAACCTTTCAGGTTGGTGGACAGAGTTTCTCGGCCCATAGGTGTGTCCTCGCTGCTCGGTCATCAGTCTTCAAGGCGGAGCTCCTCGGCACCATGGAGGAGAGTTATGCAGCTAGTCCTATTGAAATCCGTGACATGGAAGCTGATGTGTTCAAGTCCTTGCTCCACTTCATATACACCGACACAGTTCCTCCTGTGCTTGATGTGGTGATGGCTGGCCATCTACTTGTTGCGGCTGACAGATACAACATCGGCAGGCTGAAGATGATATGCGAGAAGAAATTGTGCAGTCACATTGATTCCGGCATGGTGGCAACTAGTTTGGCATTGGCCGAGCAGCATGGTTTCCATGCTCTCAAAAAAGCTTGTTTAAAGTACCTTGCTTCTCCGTCCAATTTGGAGGCGATGATGGTGAGTGATGGGTATGAGCATCTGAAATCTAGTTGCCCATCTGTTTTCAAGGACCTCGTAGCTGGAATCCTCCCGGCTGAACTGAAAGCAGCAAAGGATATTATCATGACAACGTGGAAGTAATGCCTACAGAACTATTATCATATATGTCATCCATATTTTGGTAGTAATGGTTATGCTACATTTCCATGTATGGTTGCCAGTGTATTTCTGAACAAAATTGTTAGTATTAATCATTCAGTCTAATCTATGTTCACGTGAGTAGAATGGTTCTTCTCGTCACCGTTGCCCTGTTTTGTAGTGACTGACTACAATGCTAGGTTGTGTGGGTCCTTCAAGTAGCACTATTAGATGATGGTGTTTCTTTCTTTGTTCGGTTATTAGCAGTTTAGCACTCATGTCTACTTTCGCACTGAAAAACTGAATGTGAAATATGGATGCCATGTCTGTGGACCATGGGATCTTGTGTTGTAATTCAGTTGAAAGCACTAAGCCGAAGTCTTAACAGTTTTTCAAAATGAAATATTGGTATTTAAAAAAAGCACTAAGCCGTAATCCTCAAGCATTTTAATATTGTTATCCTCTGTTAGCTAATATACTAGTTTTGACGGGCATTGGCTATTATTTCCCTCTGAACAGTGCTGGTAGTGTTGCTGTGCACTTGTTATGCTCTTGGGGCCGGGTTGTTTGGGTTCAGTTTTAGGAAACTCGATTTTAAAGGAGAAAAAAAAGGTTATTGTAGTTTTCTGTTCAGCACGACTAGGGCAGTTCTGTTGTCTGCTAAATACAGAGTGATTGTTGTCTTGAGAAAATGTAGGGCGAACAATCTGAGTACAGTAAAAACTATCTTCAAATCTCTTGTTGCGGTCGGTATAATCGGCGTTCAGGTCGTTACGTTCAGCTGGATTGTACTATCAT
Protein-coding sequences here:
- the LOC125506120 gene encoding BTB/POZ and MATH domain-containing protein 3-like; this translates as MAEECKISAAMVSEERSYARSYVLKVDGYSRAKALLKNGEDVASTPFSVGGHDWAVRYYPNGNDDDSTDFISLYLEPKSADAEDVKAKFTFSVLDEDGEPVPSYSCDNWGYPNFVKKADLEASVHIRDDCLTIRCDVTVIHGEETTVPLTDLHQHLGDLLNNKDAADLTFQVGGQSFSAHRCVLAARSSVFKAELLGTMEESYAASPIEIRDMEADVFKSLLHFIYTDTVPPVLDVVMAGHLLVAADRYNIGRLKMICEKKLCSHIDSGMVATSLALAEQHGFHALKKACLKYLASPSNLEAMMVSDGYEHLKSSCPSVFKDLVAGILPAELKAAKDIIMTTWK
- the LOC125507453 gene encoding BTB/POZ and MATH domain-containing protein 1-like — translated: MNRSSQVHLSPQIAEPYEIPAAMIAESEKRSYVLKIDGYSMANALLKNGECMTSAPFSVGGHNWVVRYYPNGYPRHCDNYISLYVQLEAADAEDVKAKAKLKLSVLDKNANPVPSYSRTIPLHTFSRRAPDRGYHDFIHKAGIEVSPHLRDDCLTIRCDVTVVKDIDQEARIPPSDLHRHLGDLLQSKDGADLTFQVGGRTFPAHRCVLAARSSVFKAGLLGAMAESSSSTIEIRDMEPDVFEYLLHFIYTDSVPLLDVVMAGHLLEAADRYDIGRLKVICEEKLCSHIDSNMVATSLALAKQHGFRRLKQACLQFLASPSNLNATIASDGFKHLLSSCGWSAFEELRDRTSRLNSEKDIIMTFRK